From the genome of Medicago truncatula cultivar Jemalong A17 chromosome 2, MtrunA17r5.0-ANR, whole genome shotgun sequence:
TTGTCAAAACAGGAGGTAAAAGAATTTTAATTGTGAGTttgtatgttgatgatttaatcTTTACTGGGAATGATGCATGCATGTTTGAAAGCTTTAAGATGTCAATGAAGATTGAGTTTGATATGACGGATTTAGGGAAGATGAAATATTTCCTTGGTGTAGAAGTTCTGCAAAATTCAGACGGCATATACTTAAGTCAGAAGAAATATGCTTATGAGCTACTTGAAAAGTTTGGATTGCAGAATTGTAACTCTGTTAAGAATCCTATAGTTCCTGGATTTAAGCTGTCAAAGAATGGAGAAGGTGTTAGGGTGGATGCTACTGCTTACAAGCAATTAATTGGGAGTCTCATGTACATTACTGTAACGAGGCCTGATTTAATGTATGTAGTATGTCTCTTGAGCAGGTATATGGCTAATCCTACTAAGTTGCATATGCTGGCAGCAAAGAGGGTTCTTCGTTATATAAAGGGGACAACGGAGTTAGGGGTGTTTTATAAGAGAATGGATGACGAAGAATTGGTGGCTTACACTGACAGCGATTATGCTGGAGATATTGATGATAGAAGGACCACATCCGATTATGTATTTTTACTGTCTGGTGGAGCAGTCTCATGGGCATCAAAGAAGCAGCCTGTTGTAACATTGTCCACCACTGAGGCAGAGTTTGTGGCAGCCTCCTCTTGTGCTAGCCAATGTGTGTGGATGAGAAGGGTGTTGGAGATTGGGCTCTCACAAAACAAGTGTACTGTTACTATGTGTGACAACAGTTCAACAATTAAATTATCCTAAAATCCAGTCATGCATGGTAGAAGTAAACATATAGATGTAAGGTTCCATTTCTTGAGAGATCTCACTAAAGAAGAAGTGGTGAAACTGGTCCATTGTAACACAAGAAATCAAGTAGCTGATATTATGACCAAACCGTTGAAACTTGATGTGTTCCAAAAATTAAGAGATCAGCTTGGAGTTTGTGAGGTGCCAAGTTTAAACTGAATGCATATGTGAATCAGTGAATCAATTTAGGGGAGGAATTGTTAggatttattttaatgttacTATTTATTTGGGTTCAGTTAATAAGTTCCTAGTTTCTAGGTTCCACCAAGTAGAAttgcatttgtttttttttgtaaccaTCAACACATTTTTAATAAGTGAGTTGAACTTTTCCTTCTTATCATGTAAGGCTATATATACCACCTCTATGTTATTCAATAAACTTAGTTGTTTCATTCCACAAAACTCTAACAGTCATACCTTACCTATATTATGACAAAGTAATCTCCACGTCAAAACATCTACCATCTAGTTCCTCCCTTTTTTGGCCTTTCAGAGAACCATCTTCGGAACGGGTCAAAACTACCACTATTCTATTGCCTAAGGGGTACATCAATATTTATAGATATATTTCTCACTCCAATAACATCAAAATCTTCACATAATCTCAGATCTTATGATCACACCTTATGTTCATCAAGGTTTACATCAATACATATTAGTCAATTCAAAACAAATCACAATAGTTTATGCACATGAAGATAATTACAAGTACAATCCACACAATAGGGAATCCATCACATCATACATTCAAATAGGATTCGTATTCTCATCTAAGAAGTTCCAAGTCATTTCAATACACTAAAAATCTTTAAGAATGCAAAAGAATTAGAATTGTAAAGAACGTTTGTGCAGAAAGTTGAGAAATGGCCTAACGGCTgttatttgacatttttaagGATTCAATGGCTAAATGACTTGTTCCCACCACTTATACGCATCAAACTCAACATTAATTCGCAATAAATTTAATCAACACTCACGAAATCATATAAACACATACCATTTAAAACATAGCAAGTATTGCAGAATCCATACATACTTCAAATACCAGGCAATTTCAACATCAAAGCTACTGGTTTTTAACATCAATTTTAATGCTCTTTGTTATGGTTCACATGCTTTTAAGGTTAAATCTTACATGGTAAGCCCCAAATGAATCTTTTGATATATAATAACTTGTCATTGCACGACGCAAACACAATGTTTTATTCCAAAAGACTAGTTTGTAACTATAACATTATTATTGGTTTAGGAAAAGCAATGTCACGGAATATGTAcccaaaaaaacaattgttaccaaattatttttttaatagacgaAACAACAATAGTCAttaaaaactcacacacacaagtgaagGAGCCGGTGTTCAAACCATAGTCACAACGTCCAACCAATATTTAGttataaaaaacatattcaacCTAGATTTTCCAGTTGGGATCAGTTATGTTTGTTTAGAGACACAGTCaaaatacttttttcttttttccaaatTGTTAATTTTCTGTCAACCCAATTTAGAACTTTGCGTGGATTAACACAATTAGCCATTCTAACATTGTTGGacttttgtgtaaaaaaaagaaaacattgttGGACTTTCTTTGTTTTGTCCTCCTTTTACGGCACCAAAAGATATTTAAATTCCAACTCTTTTCATAATGTATTCAATTATTTGATTCTTGTCTCTTCATTTActtcaataaaatattcaatacAATCTTATTCTTCTTCGTTCTTCCAAACAACAAAGGATTTGCttgtattaatttttcaaatggcAAGAGAGATGAGATCCATCCACAATTGGTGTGAAGCTGCACCAACGACCCTCCTAATATCTCATTCTCGAAGTAGGAGATCCTCAAATTCCTTCAGATTAGAACCTATTATTGAAGAGGAACCACAACTATCTAAGTCAATGTTGGAAAAGGgcgttttttcttttcctttgctACTCTCTGGATTGTTGtacattttcttttatagaGAATTGTCTGTATTTGGAgtttagaaagaagaaaaaaaacaactcaagCTAATCATATAATgcaattcttttttcttttgcaaaGGCAAATCTAACACATTAGAAGTACTCTCATACAAGTCTTTTATGGTACAAGACAACCGGTAGAGTGTATTCCTAGTTTaggtttgatattttaaaagaaaagatccaaaacaacttataagtTATGATAAAATTATAGGTCTGACATCTATTTACTGATAATGCAACCAACCGAACCCAACCTTAGCTGCCTTCCATGGTCACATGGATGAAGCTTTAACAAAACTAGAAAATATAGAGGTTCCATCTTTCAGAAGGATCTGCGGATGTCCTTGTTCAGCCTTGAAaataaggaagaaagaaaatattaaaactgATGTTATTTCATGTCGGTAAATAACTTGAGCCTCAAGGGAACTATAGAATGGCAGCTAATGCAAAAACATTGTATGAAATTCTCATAATATGCAGTTAACATGTGACAAACAACTACACACTCACATTGCAATTAAAAAATGACACGTAAATCAACTTTGTGAAAATTTTGCAATGTTAATTTTAAGATCTACATAGTAGTGCATAAAATTATGTCCCAGCAGAGAAAATCTGAATGGTGGAGGAAGAGAGTGGGGGTGGGGTGCAGTCAGTTTTCtttaatttcagtttttttatctTAACAAACTAAATGCACAAAGGTTGAAAAGAATTACTGTGAAGGTAACGAGTACCCTAGAAAAGTTGTGGAACTAAATCATACATTAACTATAGTAGATGAaccaaaagtacaattaagacAAGTAAAACATACCAGGTTCCCGTGATCAAGAATCAGAATATTATCCAGATTTATTACAGTTGAAATCCGGTGAGCAATTGTGATGACCGTCATTCCTTTGCATTCACTGGATATGGTGCTTTGCAGCAGGGAAGCAGTTTGAATGTCCACACTGGCAGTGCATTCATCCAAACAAAGAACCTAAGCACACCACAATAATCTACTCGTCAGATTTGGAAGAGGCTTGTCATATATTATGTTGAgatattttcttcataatatcTAGAAACACGTTTCTTTGTATCAATAGAATGTGCTATAGTGAAGTTGTTGCTTAAGAAGATACtaccatcatcatcaacaaaattaaaCTATGACGGAAAAAAAATAGTGCAACCATTCTTACTTTTGAAGATTTAAGAAGTGCCCGCGCAAGGCAAAGAAGCTGCCGCTGGCCAACTGAAAATGACATCCCCCCTTCCTTTACAAGAACATTCAACCCTCCAGCTGCTTCTACTTCCTCTTTCACATGGCACTTCTCCAGTGCATCCCAAATTTTTGAGTCATCATTCGTTTTGAATGGATCTAGGTTATCCCTAGAATTTCGAAGATGTTCAAAATACAAGATATCAAGTGGACATGAAATATGTGTGCAATGAAAATAAATGCTAATGCAACTCTTTCCCAAAAATATAGTGAGAGAATATTATAGtatgcttaaaaaaaatcaaattgagtACCGTAGTGATCCTTCAAACAAGAATGGACTCTGAGGAACAATAGCCAAATGTGTTCGTAGTTCTCTCACAGGAATATTTTGAATGTCCATGCCATCAACTGTGATAGAGCCTGCACATATTGGGGTAAGACGGAAAAGTGCAGTTAACACACTAGACTTTCCAGCCCCTGTTCTTCCAATTATTCCAACCTGATACATGCCGTGTAAAGGTATTAGACGAAGCTTTATACATATCCAAGACTATAcgaaaacagaaagaaaaaaaaaatcaagtatcATGCATTACCTGTGTCCCTCCTTcaattttaaaactaatattGCAGAGTGCAGCTGGTAAAGATGGCATATATTTCAAAGTCACGTGTTGGAATTCAATAACTCCTTGATTTGGCCAATCCGGATTCAAGTATTGACATCCAGCTTGTTCTTCTTGAGGAATATCCATGTACTAGAAAACATTTAATGTATGATAAGTATCGGAGTCTATACGTTTAAACATCTTTCTACTAAGTGAGATAACAAGTCTATTCATACTTGAAGGGCTCTTTCGATTGAAACCATTTCCTTTTCTGTTTCAGTGAAACTTGTTAAGAAACTCCCCAGCAGGGACACAATTGGTGCCGCATACGAGAGGGCCAATCCAACctgttgaaaaaattaaatgtcaGGTTCAGTTTTTTGTATTTGTCGGTTGATCAATTCAGATATTTGCTAAAAGGAAAACAAACCAGTCCTGGAGTGCCAAAATTGATAGGCAAACTGCCATGAGATCCGGCAACAGCCATCAGGGCTATGAATGAGATGATAAATGCAGCTAATAACTGGAAGAAAGTCATTATTAGCAACAAAACAGTTGATATTCCATATTTCGTAAGTTCAAATCTAATATAATATCGAACAACTAATTTTGCAAAGTGTAAAGCTTTAGGTGCATTGAAATGTCAGTAAACTTAAAAGGAAAGTTACATACCTGAAGACGCAAGGAAAGCCACAGACTCGCCACTATCTCTGTATAGGAAGTCTTCTGATATAGTGTTATGTGGTCAgtaaattttgaaaagaaaaagtccTGTCCACAATGACCATTGTACCAGAGTTAAACAGTTGCACAAACTCAAAAGGCTGGTAACACACCACAAGGTGATAAGGTAAGCAAATGATACCCTGAGAAGACCAAAGAACCAAAACTTCCACAAGTAAAATCTTAGGTTATGGATAAACAAAATTCTTTAAGAAATTTCACATGGTTAAAGTGGGTTTTtgaaacacaaaaaaatataattacctGCACCATTTTTCATATGGTTCATGGATATAataaggaaaatattttaaaaagatagcTATTTCTCATCCATAAACAATGTTTATCATCACATCTTAAGTTATTAGTGAAATTCTTCAACATGGTGCAAAAGTTTCTCCAACCTCATGATCCATAGTTCAAAGATTACTTCCTCCACATTTACAATTGAATTAGATTTTAAATGACGGCAGCGGTAAGAATTGGAAGTCATTCAATAACACTCCTTACCTATAATTGTTATGATCTATGTAATATACATGAAAACAAATTTctacttattattattacttctgTAAAATGACAAATGCATTTACCTCAGATTTAAATGCCCTA
Proteins encoded in this window:
- the LOC120578426 gene encoding secreted RxLR effector protein 161-like; the encoded protein is MSMKIEFDMTDLGKMKYFLGVEVLQNSDGIYLSQKKYAYELLEKFGLQNCNSVKNPIVPGFKLSKNGEGVRVDATAYKQLIGSLMYITVTRPDLMYVVCLLSRYMANPTKLHMLAAKRVLRYIKGTTELGVFYKRMDDEELVAYTDSDYAGDIDDRRTTSDYVFLLSGGAVSWASKKQPVVTLSTTEAEFVAASSCASQCVWMRRVLEIGLSQNKCTVTMCDNSSTIKLS